One window from the genome of Variovorax sp. PAMC26660 encodes:
- a CDS encoding CapA family protein, which translates to MNQDPHTLTDLLNRARQALADPQGVLAAAPPATGEAGCVVFFAIGEGGSRARVASGRGADIEAAWRQAASAVTALAKRTEHPTQRLRAEVVDQVWALSWGALKAQMAQTKRNYFNLGIAFDAQFDVALLAQEMHGSAILYNGDVEHSEPNTGNLHLHTKRRFGREIDFPADDAAPVWCFTTRAVYVDAKGAWPITAQGQSAGLRTLPDWNTTQIRALIDDASVYLAGQVKPTGEFDYGWFPCFDRAIPTYNTLRHASSTYAMLEAWEMTRNATQKAAIDRSLAFLASNLIRPANLPDGTRAAYLLDIGSEIKLGGNAVCLLAFVKYTELTGDAHYQPLMEQLALGIRHMQDPQTGSFVHVLNAPALDVKDKFRVIYYDGEAAFGLMRLYGLTRDARWLAVVEKAFEHFIAAEHWRAHDHWLSYCVNELTRYRPETRYYQFGLQNVSGYLDFVLERITTFPTLLELMMAARDMVLRMEADPALRPLLAELDRDKFDRALEYRARYLANGHFWPELAMFFRNPDRIAGSFFIKHHSFRVRIDDVEHYLSGYVAYHRILKAREARLSELASLPAASQAKAATTASSGVVAWGGDVNLGRRQHYRTRELGGAHKMLGDIAALREADLRIVNLECVVATTGEQGVEKGEAGPYYYRARPEMLAVLTEAGIDMVATANNHSGDYGPEALLEQQGLLNAAGIAHAGTGSTLEAALRPAFRRAGGVRVALFSLDATQPRFAAGEEQPGAAWLSLDDPAAWTATLAPRIEAARREADVVLVAVHWGDNLEAEPSAAEIAVGHAIVDAGADAVLGTSAHVLQGIEIHRGRPILHDAGDLLFDSIRNDFAPSGVFSLTLGLHGVEEVMFTPVGVGFGFSKQLGGEQAQAASERFAEQCRALGTEMTPAPGGRCAVRLSPPARPVFKAEPVATPAARLPAIVGPVRAPRPEWLVDAVPIDAQMPPLQIGPLRLLGMRCAPRQIVGRRMLWVESFWSVDAPVAADLRVQFRAVPMRSTTMPPWGEGMDHDPCDWMWPTSRWEPGRIYRDRYGLRAPRPGLLESDVLRLEVRVRGDLPGLPPARLLPVWCGLRVPDFPTPLPDRPAPVLAALRPGASPSPAPLWTAAQLQEVTGGRWLVEPPPGWFVNSVVRGSSHLTMLPAPALFVASDFRTLAVHESYSKPRTDNWDTHLELPRLQRALAGAMVAHPVEGLDPAFPLLQVDDPIRAMLALGAAARERYQGFVVGVTGTVGKSSTIAMLRDLLPQEARVRTTVDNYNSRVGVPAMLANLAADADVCILEMAQSSLWMERGPISLVARPHVAIVTEIGLSQTRQASTLELTAEFKSRIFLGLEPGGVAIVADHIPCLAQVVKAAARTAGAIWVVGTGPDADVRVVDTRPEPGGGCRVRLAVAGRTLEYVFPIESAGLVRNSALAFAALLAMGFDAEAACTRMPHVRLPASVMQVRALRTQAGVQATLIDDSWNAEVMSMRNAMEFVRTYQRAESGPVTRKIGVLGRIINLDQDAEAMHRSLAAPLMASGIQHVVTHGHEMRWLREEVPAELLGPHFDDAAQVAGYLGDFLRDGDLVLVKGDRQLSDFGDIPRLLEKL; encoded by the coding sequence ATGAACCAAGATCCGCACACCCTCACCGATCTGTTGAACCGCGCCAGGCAAGCACTGGCGGACCCGCAAGGCGTTCTTGCCGCTGCGCCGCCGGCCACCGGCGAGGCCGGATGCGTGGTGTTCTTCGCCATCGGCGAAGGCGGCAGCCGGGCCCGTGTGGCTTCGGGCCGGGGGGCGGACATCGAGGCGGCATGGCGCCAGGCGGCCAGCGCGGTGACGGCCCTTGCAAAGCGCACCGAACATCCGACGCAGCGCCTGCGCGCGGAAGTGGTCGACCAGGTCTGGGCCTTGAGCTGGGGCGCGCTCAAGGCGCAGATGGCGCAGACCAAGCGCAACTATTTCAACCTGGGCATCGCCTTCGACGCGCAGTTCGATGTCGCGCTGCTCGCGCAAGAGATGCACGGCAGCGCGATCCTCTACAACGGCGATGTGGAGCATTCCGAGCCCAACACCGGCAACCTGCACCTGCACACCAAGCGCCGCTTCGGCCGCGAGATCGATTTTCCGGCGGACGACGCCGCGCCCGTCTGGTGCTTCACCACCCGCGCCGTGTACGTGGACGCCAAGGGCGCTTGGCCGATCACCGCGCAAGGGCAGTCGGCCGGCCTGCGCACGCTGCCCGACTGGAACACCACGCAGATCCGCGCGCTGATCGACGACGCCAGCGTCTACCTTGCCGGGCAGGTCAAGCCCACGGGCGAATTCGACTACGGCTGGTTTCCCTGCTTCGACCGCGCCATTCCCACCTACAACACGCTGCGGCATGCCAGCTCCACCTACGCGATGCTGGAAGCCTGGGAGATGACGCGCAATGCGACGCAGAAGGCGGCCATCGACCGCTCGCTGGCCTTCCTGGCGAGCAACCTGATACGGCCGGCCAACCTGCCGGACGGCACGCGCGCGGCCTACCTGCTGGACATCGGCAGCGAGATCAAGCTGGGCGGCAACGCCGTCTGCCTGCTCGCCTTCGTCAAGTACACCGAGCTGACCGGCGACGCACACTACCAGCCGCTGATGGAGCAACTGGCACTGGGCATCCGCCACATGCAGGACCCGCAGACCGGCAGCTTTGTGCACGTGCTCAATGCACCGGCGCTCGACGTCAAGGACAAGTTCCGCGTCATCTACTACGACGGCGAGGCCGCCTTCGGCCTGATGCGTTTGTACGGCCTCACGCGCGACGCGCGCTGGCTCGCGGTGGTCGAGAAGGCCTTCGAGCATTTCATTGCCGCCGAGCACTGGCGCGCGCACGACCACTGGCTGAGCTATTGCGTCAACGAACTCACACGCTATCGGCCCGAGACGCGCTACTACCAGTTCGGCCTGCAGAACGTGTCCGGCTACCTGGACTTCGTGCTGGAGCGCATCACCACCTTTCCGACGCTGCTCGAATTGATGATGGCTGCGCGCGACATGGTGCTGCGCATGGAGGCCGACCCGGCGCTGCGTCCGCTGCTGGCCGAACTCGACCGCGACAAGTTCGACCGCGCGCTGGAGTACCGCGCGCGCTACCTCGCCAACGGCCACTTCTGGCCCGAGCTGGCGATGTTCTTCCGCAACCCCGATCGCATCGCCGGTTCGTTCTTCATCAAGCACCACAGCTTTCGCGTGCGCATCGACGACGTGGAGCACTACCTCTCGGGCTACGTCGCCTACCACCGGATTCTGAAAGCGCGTGAAGCGCGGCTGTCCGAGCTGGCGAGCCTGCCGGCGGCATCGCAGGCGAAGGCGGCGACGACAGCGTCGTCGGGCGTGGTCGCATGGGGCGGCGACGTGAACCTCGGGCGCCGCCAGCACTACCGCACGCGCGAACTGGGCGGGGCGCACAAGATGCTCGGCGACATCGCTGCGCTGCGCGAAGCCGACCTGCGCATCGTCAACCTCGAATGCGTGGTCGCCACCACCGGCGAGCAGGGCGTGGAGAAGGGCGAGGCCGGCCCGTACTACTACCGGGCCCGGCCTGAAATGCTGGCGGTGCTGACCGAGGCGGGCATCGACATGGTCGCCACCGCCAACAACCACAGCGGCGACTACGGCCCCGAGGCGCTGCTGGAACAGCAAGGTTTGTTGAACGCCGCAGGCATTGCCCATGCGGGCACGGGCAGCACGCTCGAGGCCGCGCTGCGACCGGCCTTCCGTCGCGCGGGCGGTGTGCGCGTGGCGCTGTTCTCGCTCGATGCGACGCAGCCACGCTTCGCGGCCGGCGAGGAGCAGCCCGGCGCCGCCTGGCTGTCCCTCGACGACCCCGCCGCATGGACTGCCACGCTCGCGCCGCGCATCGAGGCCGCACGCCGCGAGGCCGACGTGGTGCTGGTGGCGGTGCACTGGGGCGACAACCTCGAAGCCGAGCCTTCCGCCGCAGAGATCGCGGTCGGCCATGCCATCGTTGATGCAGGTGCCGATGCGGTGCTCGGCACTTCGGCGCATGTGCTGCAGGGCATCGAGATTCATCGCGGCCGGCCGATCCTGCATGACGCGGGCGACCTGTTGTTCGACTCCATCCGCAACGACTTTGCCCCCTCCGGCGTGTTCTCGCTGACGCTGGGTTTGCACGGCGTCGAGGAGGTGATGTTCACGCCGGTCGGCGTCGGGTTCGGCTTCTCGAAGCAGCTCGGCGGCGAGCAGGCGCAGGCCGCGAGCGAGCGTTTCGCCGAACAATGCCGCGCCCTCGGCACCGAGATGACACCCGCGCCCGGCGGCCGTTGCGCCGTACGCCTGTCGCCGCCCGCGCGTCCGGTCTTCAAGGCGGAACCGGTGGCGACGCCTGCGGCGCGCCTGCCCGCCATCGTCGGCCCGGTGCGTGCGCCGCGCCCCGAGTGGCTGGTCGACGCTGTGCCGATCGATGCGCAGATGCCACCGCTGCAGATCGGCCCGCTGCGACTGCTGGGCATGCGTTGCGCGCCCCGGCAGATCGTCGGGCGCCGCATGCTGTGGGTCGAATCCTTCTGGAGCGTCGATGCACCCGTGGCGGCCGATCTGCGCGTGCAGTTCCGTGCCGTGCCGATGCGCAGCACCACCATGCCGCCCTGGGGCGAAGGCATGGACCACGACCCCTGCGACTGGATGTGGCCCACCAGCCGGTGGGAGCCTGGCCGCATCTACCGGGACCGCTACGGCCTGCGCGCGCCGCGCCCCGGCCTGCTCGAAAGCGACGTGCTGCGGCTCGAAGTGCGCGTGCGCGGCGACCTGCCCGGCCTGCCGCCTGCGCGCTTGCTGCCCGTGTGGTGCGGCCTGCGCGTGCCGGACTTTCCCACGCCGTTGCCCGACCGACCGGCGCCCGTGCTCGCCGCCCTGCGCCCCGGTGCGAGCCCGAGCCCGGCGCCGCTCTGGACAGCCGCACAACTGCAGGAGGTGACGGGCGGCCGCTGGCTGGTCGAACCGCCGCCGGGCTGGTTCGTCAACTCGGTGGTGCGTGGATCGAGTCACCTGACGATGCTGCCGGCCCCCGCGCTCTTTGTCGCCTCGGACTTCCGCACGCTGGCCGTGCACGAGAGCTACAGCAAGCCGCGCACGGACAACTGGGACACGCACCTCGAACTGCCCAGGCTGCAGCGCGCGTTGGCCGGTGCCATGGTTGCGCATCCGGTGGAGGGGCTCGACCCCGCCTTTCCGCTGCTGCAGGTGGACGACCCGATCCGCGCCATGCTCGCGCTCGGCGCCGCCGCGCGCGAGCGCTACCAAGGCTTCGTGGTGGGCGTGACCGGCACGGTCGGCAAGTCATCCACCATCGCCATGCTGCGCGACCTGCTGCCGCAAGAGGCGCGCGTGCGCACCACCGTCGACAACTACAACTCGCGCGTCGGCGTGCCGGCCATGCTGGCCAACCTCGCGGCCGATGCGGATGTGTGCATTCTCGAGATGGCGCAAAGCAGCCTCTGGATGGAGCGCGGCCCCATCTCGCTGGTGGCGCGGCCGCACGTGGCCATCGTCACCGAGATCGGCCTGTCGCAGACCCGCCAGGCCTCGACGCTTGAACTCACGGCCGAGTTCAAGTCGCGCATCTTCCTGGGCCTGGAGCCCGGCGGCGTGGCCATCGTGGCCGACCACATTCCCTGTCTTGCGCAGGTGGTGAAAGCGGCCGCGCGCACGGCGGGCGCGATCTGGGTGGTGGGCACCGGGCCCGACGCCGACGTGCGCGTGGTCGATACCCGCCCCGAGCCCGGTGGCGGCTGCCGGGTTCGCCTTGCAGTGGCCGGGCGCACGCTGGAATACGTGTTCCCCATCGAGAGCGCGGGCCTTGTGCGCAATTCAGCGCTGGCCTTCGCCGCGTTGCTGGCCATGGGCTTCGATGCCGAGGCCGCCTGCACGCGCATGCCGCATGTGCGGCTTCCCGCTTCGGTGATGCAGGTGCGCGCGCTGCGCACGCAGGCCGGCGTGCAGGCCACGCTGATCGACGACAGCTGGAACGCCGAGGTCATGTCGATGCGCAACGCCATGGAATTCGTGCGCACCTACCAGCGCGCGGAGAGCGGGCCGGTCACGCGCAAGATCGGCGTGCTGGGGCGCATCATCAATCTCGACCAGGATGCGGAAGCGATGCACCGCAGCCTGGCCGCGCCGCTGATGGCGTCAGGCATCCAGCATGTGGTGACGCACGGCCACGAGATGCGCTGGCTGCGCGAAGAGGTGCCGGCCGAACTGCTCGGGCCGCACTTCGACGATGCGGCACAGGTGGCGGGTTACCTCGGTGACTTCCTGCGCGACGGCGACCTGGTGCTGGTGAAGGGCGACCGCCAGTTGTCCGACTTCGGCGATATCCCGCGCCTGCTGGAAAAGCTGTGA
- a CDS encoding alpha/beta hydrolase family protein — protein sequence MSASGHVRRHARFALLLLALAQTACAQRTGPDVPAPLVASGDAVLHWNQPAVRANCPDRAGYLWVQPVEGPACIRYFASDDIEGARIAIVQFSGDRDSVMDQAPTRIPENTEALRTLDAQRSRDRAGVPWIFVARPGTYGSSGDHRKRRQPVEFHALDAALDALMARHKLQRIVIVGHSGGATAGAALLTMGRTRIACAVLTSGAFGLLERARLLGRSKDGLTDTTGSTQFYDPLDHVGGIARDASRRIVLIGNREDQNTPFALQQRFADAVAKAGHRIEIRTHAAEPPEFHDLTDRIGLRTASLCAREAMFPSQDRP from the coding sequence GTGAGTGCATCGGGCCACGTTCGGCGGCACGCGCGTTTTGCGCTCCTGCTGCTCGCGCTGGCGCAGACGGCTTGCGCGCAGCGCACCGGCCCCGATGTGCCCGCGCCCCTCGTGGCGTCCGGCGATGCCGTGTTGCACTGGAACCAGCCCGCCGTGCGCGCCAACTGTCCTGATCGCGCCGGCTACCTGTGGGTGCAGCCCGTCGAAGGACCCGCCTGCATCCGCTACTTCGCCAGCGACGACATCGAGGGTGCGCGCATCGCCATCGTGCAGTTCTCCGGCGATCGCGACAGCGTGATGGACCAGGCGCCCACACGCATTCCCGAAAACACCGAAGCCCTGCGAACGCTCGATGCGCAACGCAGTCGCGACCGCGCGGGCGTGCCGTGGATCTTTGTCGCGCGGCCCGGCACCTATGGCTCGTCGGGCGACCACCGCAAGCGGCGCCAGCCGGTGGAGTTTCATGCGCTCGACGCGGCACTCGATGCGCTCATGGCGCGCCACAAGCTGCAGCGCATCGTGATCGTCGGCCACAGCGGTGGCGCCACCGCGGGCGCCGCGCTGCTGACCATGGGCCGCACGCGGATTGCCTGCGCGGTGTTGACCTCGGGTGCCTTCGGTCTGCTGGAGCGCGCGCGCCTGCTTGGCCGCTCGAAGGACGGCCTGACCGACACCACCGGCAGCACGCAGTTCTATGACCCGCTCGACCACGTGGGCGGTATCGCGCGCGATGCCTCGCGCCGCATCGTGCTGATCGGCAACCGCGAAGACCAGAACACGCCTTTCGCCCTGCAGCAGCGCTTTGCCGATGCGGTGGCCAAGGCCGGCCACCGCATCGAGATCCGCACGCACGCGGCCGAGCCGCCCGAGTTCCACGACCTGACGGACCGCATCGGCCTGCGCACCGCCTCGCTGTGTGCGCGCGAAGCCATGTTCCCGTCACAGGACCGCCCATGA
- a CDS encoding aldose epimerase family protein, translating into MSNSSITSREYGRMPDGRAVTEYTLDNGRGLSLSAINRGGIVTALRVPDRHGHSANVVLALPTLADYMKPHPHLGTIVGRYANRIAAGRFMLDGAVHQVGLNDGPNSLHGGKEGFGTRFWQIEPLTAAQAGGDIAIELRYTSADGEEGYPGEVQLTVRYTLSATANTWRIDYRAVTNRPTVLNLSHHDYFNLAGSGSVMDHRLTIPASRYCPVDATLIPLGLADVAATPFDFREATHIGERIREGHEQLLIAHGYDHNWVLDRHGVGDGLALAARLEHEVSGRAMEVHTSEPGVQFYSGNFLDGSLMGTAGASLRQGDGLCLETQHFPDSPNQPGFPSTVLRPGEVFNSTTEHRFSIC; encoded by the coding sequence ATGAGCAACAGCAGCATCACTTCGCGCGAATACGGCCGCATGCCCGACGGCCGCGCCGTGACCGAATACACCCTCGACAACGGCCGCGGCCTGAGCCTGAGCGCCATCAACCGCGGCGGCATCGTCACGGCGTTGCGCGTGCCCGACCGGCACGGGCACAGCGCGAACGTTGTGCTGGCCCTGCCGACGCTGGCCGATTACATGAAGCCGCATCCGCATCTGGGCACCATCGTCGGGCGCTACGCCAACCGGATCGCCGCGGGGCGCTTCATGCTCGATGGCGCGGTGCATCAGGTGGGTCTCAACGATGGGCCCAACTCGCTGCATGGTGGCAAGGAAGGCTTCGGCACGCGCTTCTGGCAGATCGAGCCGTTGACGGCCGCGCAAGCCGGCGGCGACATCGCCATCGAACTGCGCTACACCAGCGCTGATGGCGAAGAGGGCTATCCCGGCGAGGTGCAACTGACCGTGCGTTACACGCTGAGTGCGACGGCCAACACATGGCGCATCGACTACCGCGCCGTGACGAACCGGCCGACGGTGCTGAACCTGAGCCATCACGACTACTTCAACCTTGCGGGCAGCGGCTCGGTGATGGACCACCGGCTGACGATTCCCGCGAGCCGCTACTGCCCGGTGGACGCGACGCTGATTCCGCTCGGGCTGGCTGACGTAGCTGCGACGCCCTTCGACTTTCGCGAGGCTACGCACATCGGCGAACGCATTCGCGAAGGGCACGAGCAACTGCTGATCGCGCACGGCTACGACCACAACTGGGTGCTCGATCGGCACGGCGTCGGCGACGGTCTGGCGCTCGCGGCTCGCCTCGAACACGAAGTCTCGGGCCGCGCGATGGAAGTGCACACCAGCGAGCCCGGCGTGCAGTTCTATTCGGGCAACTTCCTCGACGGCAGCCTCATGGGCACAGCCGGTGCGAGCTTGCGGCAGGGCGATGGGCTGTGCCTGGAGACGCAGCACTTTCCCGATTCGCCGAACCAGCCGGGCTTTCCTTCGACCGTGCTGCGGCCGGGTGAAGTGTTCAACAGCACGACCGAACATCGCTTCAGCATCTGCTGA
- a CDS encoding SMP-30/gluconolactonase/LRE family protein: MNRQETSPLPPLPVPVVEGAPECIWAAGANLGEGTLWSQREQALYWIDILTPRLFWFRPADGARRAWQFDEEITAISERATAPGLVLTLRRGFALFDTTQLPGAGAKPRYLHQPESERTGNRFNDGKCDSHGRFWGGSMDFDCKAPTGALYRYDADGRCTRHDDGFEVTNGPTWSADGRTMYFNNTVLNNLYAYDFDAETGTVSNRRVWHRFPKGDGLPDGMTTDAAGRLWIAHWGGSCVTCHDPVSAAELYRIVLPASHVTNCAFGGADMRTLYITTARNGLTAEQQEAEPLAGGLFAVRIGSPGVPAALFAG; the protein is encoded by the coding sequence ATGAACAGACAAGAGACAAGCCCCCTTCCCCCGCTTCCAGTGCCGGTTGTCGAGGGCGCGCCCGAATGCATCTGGGCGGCAGGCGCCAACCTCGGCGAGGGCACGCTCTGGTCGCAGCGCGAGCAGGCGCTCTACTGGATCGACATCCTCACGCCGCGCCTGTTCTGGTTCCGGCCTGCCGATGGCGCACGGCGCGCCTGGCAGTTCGATGAGGAGATCACCGCGATCTCCGAGCGCGCGACGGCGCCGGGCCTCGTCCTCACGCTGCGCCGCGGCTTCGCGCTCTTCGACACCACACAGCTGCCGGGTGCCGGCGCCAAGCCGCGCTACCTGCACCAGCCCGAATCCGAGCGCACCGGCAACCGCTTCAACGACGGCAAGTGCGACAGCCACGGCCGCTTCTGGGGCGGCAGCATGGACTTCGATTGCAAGGCGCCCACGGGCGCGCTCTACCGCTACGACGCCGATGGCCGCTGCACGCGGCACGACGACGGCTTCGAGGTGACCAACGGGCCGACGTGGTCAGCGGACGGCCGCACCATGTACTTCAACAACACGGTGCTCAACAACCTGTACGCCTACGACTTCGATGCGGAAACAGGCACCGTCTCGAACAGGCGCGTGTGGCATCGCTTTCCCAAGGGCGACGGACTGCCCGATGGCATGACCACCGATGCGGCCGGCCGCCTGTGGATCGCGCATTGGGGCGGTTCGTGCGTGACCTGCCACGACCCGGTGAGCGCCGCCGAGCTGTACCGCATCGTCCTGCCGGCAAGCCATGTCACCAACTGCGCTTTCGGTGGCGCCGACATGCGCACGCTGTACATCACCACCGCGCGCAATGGCCTCACGGCCGAACAGCAAGAGGCCGAGCCGCTGGCGGGTGGGCTCTTTGCGGTGCGTATCGGCAGCCCCGGCGTGCCGGCTGCACTGTTCGCCGGCTAG
- a CDS encoding SDR family NAD(P)-dependent oxidoreductase, producing the protein MSHASLLFWRRSVNPPKLSIHPSLQGRTVFVTGGGSGIGAAIVAAFAAQGARVAFVDIAEGASAALAQQIVEAGHAAPWWRACDVRDIAALQTAIADAAAELGDFAVLVNNVASDDRHSLDTVTPAYYDDRMAINERPALFAIQSVVPGMRRLGFGSVVNLGSTGWQTKGSGYPCYAIAKSSVNGLTRGLAVDLGKDRIRINTVSPGWVMTERQVKLWLDDEGEQALKRNQCLPDKLMPEDIARMVLFLASDDAKMCTAQEFTVDAGWT; encoded by the coding sequence ATGTCACATGCCAGCCTTCTTTTCTGGAGACGTTCTGTGAATCCCCCGAAGCTCTCGATTCATCCCAGCCTGCAGGGTCGCACGGTGTTCGTCACCGGCGGTGGCAGCGGCATCGGCGCGGCCATCGTCGCTGCATTTGCAGCGCAGGGCGCGCGCGTGGCCTTTGTCGACATTGCCGAGGGCGCCAGCGCGGCGCTCGCGCAGCAGATCGTCGAGGCCGGCCATGCGGCGCCGTGGTGGCGCGCCTGTGACGTGCGCGACATCGCCGCACTGCAGACAGCCATCGCCGATGCGGCTGCCGAACTTGGCGACTTCGCGGTGCTGGTCAACAACGTGGCAAGCGACGACCGCCACTCGCTCGACACCGTCACGCCGGCTTACTACGACGACCGCATGGCCATCAACGAACGGCCTGCGCTGTTCGCGATCCAGTCGGTGGTGCCCGGCATGCGGCGGCTGGGCTTCGGCTCGGTGGTCAACCTGGGCTCTACCGGCTGGCAGACCAAGGGCTCGGGCTACCCCTGCTACGCGATTGCCAAGTCGTCGGTCAACGGACTCACGCGCGGGCTCGCGGTGGACCTGGGCAAGGACCGCATCCGCATCAACACCGTGTCGCCAGGCTGGGTGATGACCGAGCGGCAGGTGAAGCTGTGGCTGGACGACGAAGGCGAGCAGGCGCTCAAGCGCAACCAGTGCCTGCCCGACAAATTGATGCCGGAGGACATCGCGCGCATGGTGCTGTTTCTTGCGTCGGACGACGCGAAGATGTGCACGGCGCAGGAGTTCACGGTGGACGCTGGTTGGACCTGA
- a CDS encoding LysR family transcriptional regulator, with protein MTNYNHWFIRARLKTRQLLLIVALAEEGNIHRAAQVLNMTQPAASKLLKDLEDVLEVPLFDRLPRGMRPTWYGETMIRHARVALASLNQAHDELTALKAGRFGHVSVGAITAPGLTLMPPAVAMVKREQPDLRVSLEIETSPVLIERLEQGKLDILVARLFAEHDKSQLRYEALTEEPVCALVRPGHPLLGVSGLTLRDVVSAGWIVPPAGSVLRHRFELMFQEEGLAPPTNTIESSALLFITRMLQQSDMVAVLATDVARYYAAHGIVSLLPLDMPCHMDAFGIITRTDRLLSPAAKVMMKALKTASMSVYGRKLEMD; from the coding sequence ATGACCAACTACAACCACTGGTTCATTCGCGCCCGCCTCAAGACCCGGCAACTGCTGCTGATCGTGGCGCTGGCCGAGGAAGGCAACATCCACCGCGCGGCGCAGGTGCTCAACATGACGCAGCCCGCCGCCTCCAAGCTGCTGAAGGACCTGGAAGACGTGCTGGAGGTGCCGCTGTTCGACCGCCTGCCGCGCGGCATGCGCCCGACCTGGTACGGCGAGACCATGATCCGCCACGCCCGCGTGGCGCTCGCCAGCCTGAACCAGGCGCACGACGAACTCACCGCGCTCAAGGCGGGCCGCTTCGGCCATGTGAGCGTGGGCGCCATCACCGCGCCCGGCCTCACGCTGATGCCGCCGGCGGTGGCCATGGTCAAGCGCGAGCAGCCCGACCTGCGGGTGTCGCTGGAGATCGAGACCAGCCCGGTGCTGATCGAGCGGCTCGAACAGGGCAAGCTCGACATCCTGGTGGCCCGGCTGTTCGCCGAGCACGACAAGTCGCAGTTGCGCTACGAAGCGCTGACCGAAGAGCCGGTGTGCGCGCTGGTGCGCCCCGGCCATCCGCTGCTCGGCGTGAGCGGGCTCACGCTGCGCGACGTGGTGAGCGCCGGCTGGATCGTGCCGCCCGCCGGCAGCGTGCTGCGCCACCGCTTCGAGCTGATGTTCCAGGAAGAAGGGCTCGCGCCGCCGACCAACACCATCGAAAGCTCGGCCCTTCTCTTCATCACGCGCATGCTGCAGCAGAGCGACATGGTGGCGGTGCTGGCGACCGACGTGGCGCGCTACTACGCGGCGCACGGCATCGTGTCGCTGTTGCCGCTGGACATGCCCTGCCACATGGACGCCTTCGGCATCATCACGCGCACCGACCGGCTGCTGTCGCCGGCGGCGAAGGTGATGATGAAAGCGCTGAAGACGGCGAGCATGAGCGTGTATGGGCGCAAGCTCGAGATGGACTGA